TACTCTCATATTAGTGGAGCTTTCTAGGGCCTTTGCTACGTGTTTGGCCCCTTCCAAATGCATTTTTGATATGAACGAGAGGCAATCAGAATTGAACCTGTAAAAGATCTGGTACAGAAACAAATACATTTATTTTTCAAGTGATTCATTTCATTAAATGTGTGCATATCGAAAAGGTCCTTTTGTGCTATAAACAAGTAGTAAAGCTCTGGAATAATCTGAATCAATAAGACTTATGAATTGGATGATTTATCCTCATCATACTTCTCACAGTAAGAagtagctgattttttttttgtaggaaGAAATTTATTTGGGAGTTAGACCCAGATCATTAGCTTAGAAggctttttcatttttaatgtcTCTAATTCAAAACCACACATGAAACTTTGGGAGTctgatttttcttctttcttgatAGTGTATTTTTCTTAGAAGATGGAGTGTGAACCAAACCACATAAGCTGCACAGGAAAGTTCCAAAGCTGATCCCAGGGAATAGTAAAAAGCTTTTTAAGGTCTTTCGGTCCAATGTAGGCCCAAAGCCTATCTCAGAGAATAGTCCGTAAGGGGCAGCTGGTTCCttgatttcactgaaattgttcatttggaaAATTTCTGAAATAATGCTTGCTGCTTGATCAAAATTATAATAAGCCGTATGCTTTCACGAGCGACAACTAGCAATGCCAATTCGTTTGTTACGAAATCAGCTAGGAATCAATTCCCCTTTTAATTGGAACCTGGGAACCTCATGTGGGGCTAATAGCTCTCATTTCCCATTTCATTGAAAACCGTTTTCGTGCAAATAGGAAAGAGAGGGATAGGCTCTCTCTCACTTTTGGCTTAGTAGACTCTCTATGGGAGGCTTACAAGGGCCACTAGTTCAGTAGTAtatgttagtgcattgatttgtaTATCTATTTGTTAATCACATGCATTCATGCGTCAATGAGTCAATTGAACTTTTCGAAGTTGAAGACCAAAGATACATGAAAACTTGGAGCATCAAGGaagtaaagaaaaaataaattaatgtgccttggtgaccctaaccttaaatCCAAAACAACCTggcctctagatgatcctaactttAGTAGGTAAAACTTGATTGATCATCACATAACATTAGGACCTTAAATAGAACATGATAAGTAATACTAAAAGACATGCAAAATTACTATAAAATACATTGCCGAAAACAATAATTTTCATGTGGTCATCGATCTCATCGACAGGTTGTGGATGGGTTTCAATAGAATTAAAGATCAGCTCGATGAGATCAAAGAaatagtccaacaactaaatagAAAATTCTTAGATTTTCTCAATGGTATTGAAGGATAGTTCAATCTTGTTGAATGACTACTATATACACTTGTGTTTGCAATTGTCATTTGAGTATAATtttattcatgcttatgtgtttgattagttaaattaCAAGATTGCTTGAATTGAGTTGTATATTAAGCACTTAACTTGTAGGCATACACAAGGTCACTAttttttatagactagttgcttaattggtaGATCATTTATAGTCTATATGATTggatttatagactagttgcttaattggtagattatttatagtttatgtgattggacacaTGGTAAATTGTATTAATTATGCAAAGAATTTTATTTAGTCTATAAAATTAAGCATAATTTTATAGCTCAAGCATAGTTCTATAGCTCTAAGAAACTTTCGCACGCACCACACATTATTCCATGCAATTTCAATCTATTACCCTTTCAAACAGAAATAAAACATAGAACATAAAAATGATTTATTTTGATTCAACTATCTCTTTCTCAACTAGTCcattttaataatatatttaGGTCAATTGAGGGAACATGAGGACTAGTTACAATAATAAACCTCCCATATTCAGTAGCTCATTACTTCAATTGAGATAATGAAAAATCATTTTCTATTAGTGCTGTTCATAGGAAAATTTGTACTTGATTCTCCTGCTAAAGATCTATGCCAACTATTGTAATTGGTAATTGCCATCCATTGCCATAATGAGCAGCTTCCTTCTTTTCTATTTCTTGGTTAATAAAATTCTATAGTATTCCATAATAAGGGATGAAAGAAAACCCTCCAAGGTGagggtttgattcccctccttggctttacccaatacacatggttgtgggtgattgcgtgtatccgctgggattagtctcacttcaaaaaagaggtggggacaccctgtgtcttccaaaaaaaaaaacgctCCAAGGATGCTCATTTCAACCCTAGATATTTGCACAGATTTCTTTTCCTGCTCCTTTCACGTCAAAgttccaaaatgaatggatagtctTCACGAAAATGATGCGAAAGGGCCTTCTTGATCACAGTATGATAGAGCCTCCTTCAAAAGAACAGTAGATAATGAATTAACCATTGTCCACATGGAACCCCCAGATGGCCATGGTTCAAAACCCACACAAAAAGGACAATCTTGGGCATTGCTTTCTCTTATCTTCTCCCCCTGAATTGCATCTTCAACTATTCTTTACCTGCCACATGGGCTCAATGTCACGTGGTGGTCTTTTTGTAAAGATAAACAGGCAGAAAATCCCAGCTCTTTTACCTCATGATCAACAAGATATCAACCAGGACGCTGGGCCAAGCTCAACAGTTAGCCTTTACAGCACCATGTGTACTCCCCACCAGTTTCTGATCATTAGCTATTTCTGATCTTAGTGCTCAACAGAAGCAAGCAAGCAAAGCTGCATCTGTATGTTTGCATCCTCCACTTGCATTACCAATAATCTGTGCATGAACACGTGCCATCCTTGAAATGGTGGAAGCGGATAGGGTCCCTGATTACAATGTTCCTACATTCCATCTTCGAAACAAGCTTTGCAAATGTGTGGCAGTCACCGCAGATCCTTAAATTTTTCATGATCCTGATCGGTTTTTCCTTTGCAGAGTTCATCAGCCCAAAAGCCATTGCCAGCTTCTCACTGTGATAGCGGAGTGAATCTTCCTTCTGCTCTTTTTCAAGATCATGCAACACAAAATTTGTGTCTGGAACGTACCCCACATCCATTATTCTCTGGATCAATCTGCTCAGCTCTTTACTGATATCATCTATTTGTGGGTGTGATCTGTCTCCCACAACAAAGGCATGAATCTGCTTGTCCACTTCAATCCAACTACGACCAGGCTCTTTCTTTAGGCCTCTCCTTCTCATTGCTTTCCTCACATCTTCGACGTCGTCCCACCTCCAAGAATTCGCATAGATATTAGATAAGAGTATGTATGCCCCTTCATCGTTAGGTTCCAATTCTAGAATCCGCTTTGCTGCATACACTGCCAGCTTTACATTGTGATGAACTCTGCATGCTCCAAGGAGTGTTCTCCATGTAACAGAATCCGGGGCGTATTCCATTTCATGGATGAATCTAATGGCTTCATCGAGCTGGCCCGCCCTGCCAAGGAGATCCACCATACAACCATAATGCTCTCTTCCCGGCTCGATGTCATAAAGCCTCTTCATTGATCGAAAGTAGTACCATCCATCTTCGACCAAGCCTGCATGGCTGCAAGCAAACAAGACACCCACAACGGTGATGTAGTTCGGTTTCATTCCAGAAGCTTTCATCGACTCAAACAGTTCCAGAGCTTGCCGGCTCTGACCATTCTGTGCCAAGCCAGCGATCATGGTGCTCCAAGAGATCACGTCTCTTTCCGACATCCTCTTGAATGCAGATTCTGCATCCTCCAAGCTCCCACATTTGCAATACATATCGAGAAGGGCATTGTTCAGAATCAGGTCTCTCTCAAACTTCAGCACATGAGCATGCACTTGTCTTCCCAGCTCTAACAGTACTAACCCCGTGCAGGCTCTTAAAACGCTTGTTAATGTTCCCTGATTTGCTTGAAAACCAGCTTTCTTCATTCGTTTAAAGAGATTCAGAGCTTCATGACCATCATTGTTCTGAACGAATCCACCAATGATTGAATTCCAAACAATTAAATCATAGGTAACCATCTCACTGAAAACACGAAACCCATCATCTAAATTGCCCCATTTCGCATAGATATCGATCAAGGCACTCCTTACAAAGACGTCTGACTCCAGCCCTCTTTTAATCATACTACAATGGAGCTGCTGTAGGGTACTTAATCCATCACACGCCCTCAGCACAGATGAGAAAGTGTACATGTTGGGCATCACACCTTCCCTAACCATCAGAATCAAAAGCTTCAAAGCTTCTTCACCACGCTTACTATTAGTGAAAGTTGTAATCATGGTGGTCCATGAAACTACATTTcgttcaggcatttcatcgaacagctTGCATGCGTCGTTGAAGAGGCCGAATCTCAGATACATGTTGATGAGATTGTTGATTAGGAacgttttgggctcatgcccattTGAGAAAACATGCCGGTGGATGAGCTTGCCTTGCTCGATTGCGCCACTGTCGATGCAGCACTTGATGAGTGTGGAATATGAGATGGGGTCAGCCCAAATCCCGTGTTTTTGGAGGGAATCCATGGCATTGATCGCTTTTGGGAGGTCTTTTTGGTAGCAGAATCGGGTGAAATCATCGATTAAGGTGGAGAGAGGTGTTGGGTTTTGGATCTGTAGGGAGATAGAGGAAGAGTATAAGAGAGGAGAAGCAATTCTACTGAAAGACAGAGGGGTGATGGATTTCAACAAGGATTTCATATGTGGCGCGTTtggaaattcaaattttcaaaaaaagccCTTTTTCTAACTGAAGCTAGTTCATCAAATGTAGGGGTTTGCCAAAGCAGCTCGCTTTGCCTCCGTCGCAACTCAGAATCCAGCGGTGTGTCGCCaaccactggggcccacatgctgatatatgatgatttgaaccgtctatATTCTCCATGCTACAACAAATAAGCTATTCTCACGCAATCACGTTTCGTTGGTAGTCttaacttttgatttttagagttgaatgcatgccataaaaaaatttatttccatTGTTGTAAGTCCATCAGCACAacatggacggctctgatcatcgGATCACTAATCGTGTGGTCTCAAAGGGTGGCGATGCACGCTGGATCCTGAGTCGGGATTGAGGATCTCCCTAAGGTGGTTCATGTATACGCCACCATATGGGACGCGCTTTGGTTAATGACGCTGACCGTAGCCATCTGGCTactggtcggtgttctgtgggcccatcatgatatatgtgctttatccacgccgtccatcattttagcaattgatccaaaaaatgaagcagatgagttaggtggaccataccgcaggaaaacagtagtgattgaatgtccaccgttaaaaacctcttagggcacactgtaatatttgtttgacatccaacctgttgattaggtcatacctggatgaaggttagaaaaaggtaaaaaaaaaagaaaaaaagaaaaaacaaatatcagcttgatctaaaactcttgtggctcattaagaagtttttaacggcagGTGTTTGATCAACACTATTTCCCGTAACGTGGTCCACTGAAAtttgggtctacctcatttttgggatcatggcataaaatgatctccaaaaatggatggacggcgtggatgaaacacttacatcatggtggggcccacatagtactACTGACTTGTTAATGGTAGCTTCAGTAGCCAAGCCGCGTCCCACCGTATGGACCACAGCGGCATGAGATCGAACCCGTCCATCACGTAGGTCTCATCGGTATTGGAGAATCAGGTCCTTCTCTCGTCAAGTGCTCCACATAGTTAGAAATAGTCGGACTTCTTAGAAGAACTCACCAACCGCTCATTCCACGCACCTCTTGATCCGGTTAGCTGTTTCTGAGGTCAGTGTaacgtgacccacctgatggacggctcagatcacaTTCCCCTGTGCCACGATGGCACATGTGGTGGCGTGTGCATCActcaacaaacatcacggtgggcatcaTTCCCACTGCTgcttactttggtgtggtccacttgtaccttggatctgccttaattttgggctcatgttctaaaatgatctggaaaaatggatggacggcgtggataaaacccatacatcacggtggcccccacagagcccctgcctagACCCAGTCCATCAGGgcgcaggacgcaatccgcttccgacctGACCGAATCGGCTCTAACCCAAAACGTATGGAacttaatactctctctctctctctctctccgtctctccaACGGCCTTTTCGTGGCTGTAAAAACCCTAACGCGGAAAAGTGGCGGTTCTCAGAAAATATCCGTCGGAAACGGAAGATCTCAGGCCACAGCGAAGCAGGTGATCGGACAGAAATCCGGAATCCGAGCTCTGAGCCGTTGGATCAGACGATCGAACCGCGATCTTCTTATCTCGGAGGCATGTCTATGAGAATCAAAGCCGTCGTCGACAAGTTCGTGAAAGAGCTGCAAGAAGCTCTCGACGCTGACATTCAAGACAGGAtcatgaaggagagagagatgcaGAGCTACattgaggaaagagagagagaggttgccgAAAGAGAGGCCGCTTGGAAGGCCGAGCTCTCTCGCCGCGAGGTAAATATCTTAATTTGAATACGAATACTCGCATGCTTTTAAGAAATTGCCTGTTATTTGCCGTCttgagattttagaattttctctcTGCGTTTTTGGCCGATGTCTTGAAGTGTGGATTAAATTTTCACTATTCTGCTTCCATCCTTTTATGAGGAATGATCAAATAAGCTAAATGGATGCTAAGggatcgtttggatgcctgtaaatggggctaACTGTAAATGCTTTACAGGTAAATGGTTTGCaatctgtgtttggatgctgaaaaatgcttgtaaatgatttacaggctgtaaatcatttacagctttcagccccatttgatttataggcaaaaaactgtgttttcatttacaggctctccatttacatCCTAACAGCTCTAAatggaaagattggctctccatttgCAGGACTAAAACAATTtgcaggctatccaaacacagacaatcatttacctgtaaatcatttacagcttacagccaaacaggacaggctggtaaatcatttacaggcatccaaacgacctctAAAGTGATTATTCACCCACGATTTGCTTGGCACAGGGTCAGCCTGGGCAAGCTTAGGAGTCGGCTTTGGAGAATGTCTATCCTAGCAGTTTGGTGGTCTGTTTGGAATGAGAGAAACGACAGATTTTTTGAAAACATTTCAAACTCTGTAGAGGTTATAGCTTGTAAGGCTAAGTGCCTATTGATAGAATGGGCGGTTAATGCTGTCCATTTTAAGGAATCCGATTTTCTGTTTCTAGGAGCTTAGTAGAGTTTGCCTTCTGGACTATCTTTCTCTTGTttgtttcttttctcttttaatgAAACTcaagtgatctttcaaaaaaaaaaagaagaagtcacCGAGTCTGAATCTGAAATCCATACACACTGCCTGAAAGGTTGGCCCCAAATTGAAGATCAGTTGATGTGAAAATCTGgatgatccactcatcaggtgggcactGTGAtattcatcattatcatcatctaagcctctctctctctctctctctctctctctctctctctctatatatatatatatatatatatatatatatatatatattgaaatgctCACCTGGGTGCCAGTTCTCACAAGAACTCGTCACTCGTGagaattttttgagaactcatctcaagtgatatgagcccaaaatctgaacggacCACGTGATGCAGTACCCCATGCAACCCCCAGGGCCCAaattttaccctgatccaaaactttagtgggccatggtgaaaggaaacagtttcctcccttgattcaCCTCTCTCTTTGCTACGACCCACCAGAGTGTTGGATCaggttgaaagttgggccctagaggtttcggggggtgctgcatcacgtggaccattcagattttgggcccatgacacgtgtacaaaggtgtgCCGGTGAGCATGTCTCTCGCTTTttccacacacccacacacatatatatgttgTTGGTGATGATTAGTGTGGCCTACATGATGATTGGACTGGCCTGATCCTTTTCCtcaagtgatcttcatggtgaggcCTGCGTTTGGATGGCCCGGATGACTGTACACAGAATTTGAACAGTTGATTACTTCTAACTACCTTAGTCCCTAAAATTGCTGGTTTTTCTGTTTTTGTCTCCAGCTTTTATCTCCTAGCTTTCACAAACTGATTGCCTCATTACTTTAAATAAATGTTCATAATTTCTCTCTCGATATTaagaagaaaggaaagcttgaTCATTACATTACTATACCCAAGTGGATTTCCCAATTCACTTTGGCCCTCTCCTTCGAACCCAATTTTCTATATGTTGGAATAGTTGGAAAAGCAAAGcaacgaaaagaaatgaaaattatAGCTAGTACTTAAATAATTTCCTGCCTTCTGTTTGGATAGCAAAATGATACTGGAATACATAAAGCAATGATAGACTTGTCCATAATTAGGATTCTCAAGCACAAGAAAGTAGTTGACTGATGTCTAGTATATATGAAAATTCCCATTGCTACCCAAACACGAACCCTTTTTTTGGAGTGCGTTGGAGAAAATAGGGTTGGAAATAATCAGTAAGTAatgattaatttttcttttcttttcttttcctgctATCCAAACAGACCTATGAGCAAATAAGAGAGATTGCAAGCAGCAACATAGTTACTAGCCCCTTGTCTTTTGTCAAGTGCCCTATTGTCTCTAAATCTTTTTAAATTCATGGAATTTGGAGAAAATGTATGCCTCATTTCCCAAAAAGACCTCCTGAAATGCTCCATTGTGGGTTTTTCTTGTCGCACTCCCTACATTTTGCTCTTGCAGTTGCCCATTGATCCTGTTACAGTCTTTGTTTGTGACTTTCCTCTATTAATTAAACTTCCCATATGGGGATGTCAGCCGCTAGACTGCTTGCtctgtttttctatttttgtgGTAATGATGTactcaaggtgttccgtaacggtaacagtggccgtaacggccaccattgttacctttacgatacgggctataacggccgttacggcccccgtaatggctgttatggtctctctctctctctctctctctctctctctctctctctctctctctctctctctattgaaaaaaacccgaaaaacctgtatcggcccctaaacgggccgttacggggccattaCAGCCTTTACGGGGGACGTAACGGGCTGTTACGGGggccataacggcctttacgggtcattttatccataacggctgttacaacctttacgaccccataatgtgtaacggttgccaccgttacctttacgtagcGGCCTTAACGGCACACCATGGATGTACTTGGGTTGTTAGGATTTTCAAAATGTAGAGGAATATAAAAGTTTTAAAAGATACTTCTtaaaaaatggttttaaaaaaaaaaatcagatttaagTTCAATTACCCTAAGGATCTCCATTTAGATATCATCAATTTctagatatttaaaaaaataataaaaataaaataaaataaaatcatttccTATGGCTATGATTACCTTGACCAATGTTGCCAATAACTGAAAAATGTCAATGCCGATCCTTCAAGCTAAAAGGTCCTTCCCCAATCTATCCTAGATGGTAGGATGAGAGCTACAGGCAAGCCCTAGAGTAGAGCCAGCTTGACACACGAGAGTTGTCCAACCATGGAACCCACATGTTCCACACGTGTGATGTGGAAGGAGAGAGAtaggtccccccccccccccaaaagcgGTGCTTAAGTGGACTTTGGACGTCCAACGTTGACCCTTCTTCTTAACCACTCCCTCTAGGATAGGATATATTTATAATAAGGAAATAGTGTTGTACGGGGTGACACTAGTTATGGTACTCAACACCCTATAAACTTTGGTATGTCTcaccaaattaaaattttatgatgttgCCTTAGCCATGCACTCAAATCGATCAAATCCCTCCACTCACTATGGCCACTATCCTTAGCCAATACATGTGGACCTAATGTATGGATCACATATCTTAACCATTGGATGTTCATCAAGCTCAATTTAAAACAAATTGTTGCTTAAAACTAAAAGTTAACGGTTGAAAAACCTTGATTAACCAATAGAAAACCTTTGCTAACCTTTAAaacacttgatgaatggtctaaaCTATAAGATCAATCCATTAGTAATGTCCCTAGGTAACCAAGTGGATCCATTGTTGAATCATGTGATCCTCaaccttaccttgatgtatgcacaCAACTGCACTCTTTTTTGTTGGCCATATGATGACCTCATAAACTAGGCCAAAGCACATGTCATCAAGACATTGAACTTTTCGCACGTGCTCAAGTCTAGGGATTAGTCAAAGCTAGTACATTGCCAAGTCAATCTAGTTCGGTCATGATGGGCCCAATCTAGAGACTTGAGCTTGATCCACTAATGCCGTCTCCACTAAGTCCAACACCAGGAGCTATATCCATAGCACACTAACACTCCTATTTGGGGTAGGGCAACGGCACGCCAACTCGTTGTGCTTGATTGTGGATACCTTCCATCCTGGCTCGTCATCAACCCCACAGGATGACTGAAACAAAAGTTTGTCTTACAACCTGCTAAGTGGTCATGTCTAAAGATGGTATTGAGATCTATGGGTCCATAAATACCCCTTGACCAATAGCCATTTTGTCCAATCTTAAGTTCCCTGGGACAAGCCGAGGAGTCCCTCTTTTTAACCCACTCACATAGTATAATTTCCATGTTCCACACATTAATGGGGCTAATGGATAAATGTATCATTAATAAGCAACATCTAAGAGTATAAACATTGGTTTTCCGGGCCACAACCCCAGCATGGGTGCCCATGAaccaaccatccaacctgttaccATACTTCTAGACAGGGATTGTCCAATCTGAAGTCACAGTGGCTGGTCATTTTTTGGATTTTGGTTATACGGTTTCATGTCGTTTGGCCCGTATCCTGTTTTGCCTCATGTCTAGTTGATAGTTTGAAAA
This region of Magnolia sinica isolate HGM2019 chromosome 1, MsV1, whole genome shotgun sequence genomic DNA includes:
- the LOC131219339 gene encoding pentatricopeptide repeat-containing protein At2g03880, mitochondrial; this translates as MKSLLKSITPLSFSRIASPLLYSSSISLQIQNPTPLSTLIDDFTRFCYQKDLPKAINAMDSLQKHGIWADPISYSTLIKCCIDSGAIEQGKLIHRHVFSNGHEPKTFLINNLINMYLRFGLFNDACKLFDEMPERNVVSWTTMITTFTNSKRGEEALKLLILMVREGVMPNMYTFSSVLRACDGLSTLQQLHCSMIKRGLESDVFVRSALIDIYAKWGNLDDGFRVFSEMVTYDLIVWNSIIGGFVQNNDGHEALNLFKRMKKAGFQANQGTLTSVLRACTGLVLLELGRQVHAHVLKFERDLILNNALLDMYCKCGSLEDAESAFKRMSERDVISWSTMIAGLAQNGQSRQALELFESMKASGMKPNYITVVGVLFACSHAGLVEDGWYYFRSMKRLYDIEPGREHYGCMVDLLGRAGQLDEAIRFIHEMEYAPDSVTWRTLLGACRVHHNVKLAVYAAKRILELEPNDEGAYILLSNIYANSWRWDDVEDVRKAMRRRGLKKEPGRSWIEVDKQIHAFVVGDRSHPQIDDISKELSRLIQRIMDVGYVPDTNFVLHDLEKEQKEDSLRYHSEKLAMAFGLMNSAKEKPIRIMKNLRICGDCHTFAKLVSKMECRNIVIRDPIRFHHFKDGTCSCTDYW
- the LOC131219360 gene encoding uncharacterized protein LOC131219360 isoform X2; protein product: MELNTLSLSLSPSLQRPFRGCKNPNAEKWRFSENIRRKRKISGHSEAGDRTEIRNPSSEPLDQTIEPRSSYLGGMSMRIKAVVDKFVKELQEALDADIQDRIMKEREMQSYIEEREREVAEREAAWKAELSRRENLFHFTG
- the LOC131219360 gene encoding uncharacterized protein LOC131219360 isoform X1 translates to MSMRIKAVVDKFVKELQEALDADIQDRIMKEREMQSYIEEREREVAEREAAWKAELSRREAEIARQEARLKMEKEYLEKEKSVLMGTALNQDNQDGALEITVSGEKYRCLRFSKAKK